A stretch of Aerococcus christensenii DNA encodes these proteins:
- a CDS encoding tyrosine recombinase XerC, whose protein sequence is MNISQLRKTFHHYLSYERQYSDETVKAYLRDWDDFFDFLQVELELKELKDLQYRDIRIYLGKKQREGLGRRSLARHLSSLRTAFQFYLEQGIVQENPFKYIQSAKAGMHLPDFFYEEELSKILDSLKDRTPLEQRNRALFEFLYATGARVSECVGLKLNQIDFDQNMIFLHGKGSKDRYVPFGTYCKKALLQYVTDGRPQLLQNKNHQWVFVNARGGALTTAGVRYILDQVVKKSASSLSIHPHKLRHSFATHLLNHGADIRTVQELLGHSSLSSTQIYTHLSKENLRENYLKYFPTSTRKGPN, encoded by the coding sequence GTGAATATTTCGCAACTTAGAAAGACTTTTCACCACTATCTTTCCTATGAAAGACAATACAGCGATGAAACAGTTAAAGCCTATTTAAGAGATTGGGACGACTTCTTTGACTTCCTTCAAGTAGAGTTAGAGCTCAAAGAGCTTAAAGACCTCCAATATCGAGATATTCGCATTTATTTAGGCAAAAAACAACGAGAGGGCTTAGGCCGCCGCTCTCTTGCTCGTCATCTATCGAGTTTACGGACGGCTTTTCAGTTTTATCTGGAACAAGGCATTGTTCAGGAGAATCCTTTTAAGTATATTCAATCTGCAAAAGCGGGGATGCATTTGCCTGATTTTTTCTATGAAGAAGAATTGAGCAAGATTTTAGACAGCCTGAAGGATAGGACTCCTTTAGAGCAGAGGAATCGTGCGCTTTTTGAATTTTTGTATGCGACAGGCGCTCGGGTAAGTGAATGTGTTGGCTTAAAGTTAAATCAGATAGATTTCGACCAAAACATGATTTTTCTACATGGGAAAGGGAGTAAGGATCGCTATGTTCCCTTTGGCACTTATTGTAAAAAAGCCTTGCTTCAATATGTAACAGATGGGCGGCCACAGTTGTTACAAAATAAGAATCATCAGTGGGTCTTTGTGAACGCAAGAGGGGGAGCACTTACGACAGCAGGTGTGCGCTATATTCTTGATCAAGTCGTTAAGAAAAGCGCCAGCTCTCTTTCTATTCATCCCCATAAGTTACGTCATTCTTTTGCAACCCACCTTTTAAATCATGGAGCAGATATTCGAACGGTCCAAGAGTTGCTTGGACATAGCTCACTTTCTTCTACTCAGATTTATACCCATCTTTCCAAGGAAAATTTAAGAGAGAATTACTTAAAGTATTTTCCGACATCTACTCGAAAAGGACCTAATTAA
- a CDS encoding hypothetical protein (CodY; DNA-binding protein that represses the expression of many genes that are induced as cells make the transition from rapid exponential growth to stationary phase (By similarity). It is a GTP-binding protein that senses the intracellular GTP concentration as an indicator of nutritional limitations. At low GTP concentration it no longer binds GTP and stop to act as a transcriptional repressor), protein MEPITEKQVLEKIRDINAVVREGNIYDKNTMDNLPFQKLVQFLAISLQSNAYLISEIGELLGYFASYEEVNSERTQAMMEARQLDPRYLQSLALIVNTVANIPITDDRTIFALERRDQYQEGNTTIIPIYEKRQKMGYLILARPHESFTDLDLILGEYVGTILAMEMIFIQRRRVREQEKHRQEVDLAISSLSYSELNALYVIFKDVHEPRVRITASKIAKEENITRSVIVNALRKMESAGVFSSRSLGMKGTHIDTRTMDNLNYLKKRLAEEV, encoded by the coding sequence ATGGAACCTATAACTGAAAAGCAGGTTTTAGAAAAAATACGCGATATTAATGCCGTTGTACGTGAAGGCAATATTTATGATAAGAATACAATGGATAACCTTCCTTTTCAAAAACTAGTCCAATTTTTGGCAATTTCGCTACAATCTAATGCATACTTAATCAGTGAAATTGGAGAGTTATTGGGATATTTTGCTTCTTATGAAGAAGTTAATAGCGAACGCACACAAGCGATGATGGAAGCGAGGCAATTGGATCCCCGTTATCTCCAAAGTCTTGCCTTAATCGTCAATACCGTGGCTAATATTCCAATTACAGATGATCGAACCATTTTTGCTTTAGAGAGACGTGACCAATATCAAGAAGGAAATACCACGATTATTCCTATCTATGAAAAACGTCAAAAAATGGGTTACCTGATTCTTGCTCGACCACACGAGAGTTTTACGGATCTGGATTTAATCTTAGGCGAATATGTAGGGACTATCTTGGCTATGGAAATGATTTTTATTCAACGGCGCCGAGTGAGAGAGCAAGAAAAACATCGTCAAGAAGTCGATCTAGCGATCAGTTCTCTATCTTATTCAGAATTAAACGCCCTCTATGTCATTTTCAAAGATGTTCACGAGCCACGTGTTCGCATCACAGCTTCTAAAATTGCCAAAGAAGAAAATATCACACGATCTGTAATCGTCAATGCTTTAAGAAAGATGGAATCAGCGGGCGTCTTTTCTTCTCGATCGTTGGGAATGAAGGGAACCCATATTGATACGCGCACTATGGACAATTTAAACTACTTGAAGAAACGCTTAGCGGAAGAAGTTTAA
- the plsY gene encoding glycerol-3-phosphate 1-O-acyltransferase PlsY, which translates to MLINSFALICSYLLGSIPSGLLIGQSFYHTDIRQYGSGNIGTTNAFRALGVKGGLFVFICDLLKGFLPVIFLRNLPGITWPLLAFGLAAIVGHSFSIFLAFKGGKAVATSFGVGLAIAPVLPLASIGVFFIVLYISRMVSLSSVLAMVFASCFVCIYPDGLLRAFIWTVSLLIIVRHHTNIQRILKGTESKVPFGLGYRKEQEKK; encoded by the coding sequence ATGTTAATCAATAGTTTTGCTTTGATCTGTTCCTATCTTCTGGGATCCATCCCTTCTGGACTCTTGATTGGACAGTCATTTTATCATACGGATATTCGCCAATATGGATCAGGAAATATTGGAACAACCAATGCTTTTCGAGCTTTAGGTGTTAAGGGAGGCCTTTTCGTTTTTATTTGTGACCTCTTAAAGGGCTTTTTGCCGGTAATTTTCTTAAGAAATCTTCCAGGCATTACTTGGCCCCTCTTGGCATTCGGCTTGGCCGCTATTGTGGGACATAGCTTTTCTATTTTCCTTGCTTTTAAAGGAGGAAAAGCAGTGGCTACAAGCTTTGGTGTGGGCTTAGCGATTGCTCCTGTTCTTCCTTTAGCTTCGATTGGGGTTTTCTTCATCGTTCTTTATATCAGTCGAATGGTATCCCTCTCTAGCGTTTTGGCGATGGTCTTTGCCTCCTGTTTTGTATGTATATACCCAGATGGGCTACTTCGAGCCTTTATCTGGACGGTCAGTCTTTTGATCATTGTTCGTCATCATACGAATATTCAGCGCATCCTCAAGGGAACCGAATCTAAAGTTCCTTTTGGACTCGGCTATCGCAAAGAGCAAGAGAAAAAATAA
- the parE gene encoding DNA topoisomerase IV subunit B encodes MPKKSQNKYDESSIQILEALEAVRKRPGMYIGSTDFRGLHHLVYEIVDNSIDEALAGFCDHIAVTLHTDNSVTVVDNGRGMPIGKHATGKPTVEVILTVLHAGGKFTENAYKTSGGLHGVGSSVVNALSDQLDVEVHRDHKIYRQSFYQGGQPKRPQTQSLKSSKTGTKIHFHPDPEIFGEAQFNTEIIAENLREKAFLTKGLTIQFKDERKQVEEVFHYEQGIVEFIDYLNEGKDTLTDTLYFQETDKAFAIEMELAFQYNDGYSENILSFVNNVRTPDGGSHETALKSGMTKAFNEYARKVNLIKPKEKNLEGSDVREGFTAVLSVRIPEEILQFEGQTKGKLGTPQARPAVENMVSEQLVIYLIENGETAQMLVKKALKARQAREAARKAREESRSGKKTKSKETILSGKLTPAQSKNSKKNELFLVEGDSAGGSAKLGRNRKFQAILPLRGKVLNTEKAGLDDVLKNEELNTIIYTIGAGVGAEFKLEEANYDKVIIMTDADTDGAHIQILLLTFFYRYMRPLLGAGRIYIAMPPLYKVSKGKGKKEIIRYAWTDEELKTATQSVGKGYILQRYKGLGEMNADQLWDTTMDPDKRTLIRVTLDDLALSEKRVSVLMGNQVEPRREWIEKNVQFTMDEKDQLLEQVTQEDSSYTKDFSKEPSAHGASSASSSKRKAATGEENHYDKNGQMSLFGEE; translated from the coding sequence ATGCCAAAAAAATCTCAAAATAAATATGATGAATCCTCTATCCAAATTCTGGAGGCCCTAGAAGCGGTTCGCAAGCGCCCAGGAATGTATATTGGATCGACAGATTTTAGGGGGCTCCATCATCTGGTTTATGAAATTGTTGATAATTCGATTGATGAAGCCTTAGCAGGATTCTGTGACCACATTGCGGTCACTCTTCATACAGATAACAGCGTGACAGTTGTCGATAACGGACGTGGGATGCCAATCGGAAAACATGCCACTGGAAAACCCACTGTCGAAGTTATTTTAACGGTTTTACATGCTGGAGGGAAATTTACAGAGAATGCCTATAAAACCTCTGGCGGTCTGCACGGGGTAGGGTCAAGTGTGGTGAATGCTTTATCTGATCAGTTAGATGTTGAAGTCCATCGAGATCACAAAATCTATCGACAGAGCTTCTATCAAGGCGGTCAACCTAAACGTCCGCAAACTCAATCGCTCAAATCTTCCAAAACAGGGACAAAAATTCATTTTCATCCTGATCCTGAAATTTTTGGCGAAGCTCAATTCAATACGGAAATTATTGCAGAAAATCTTAGAGAAAAAGCTTTTTTAACGAAGGGATTAACCATCCAATTCAAAGATGAGCGAAAGCAAGTCGAAGAAGTCTTTCACTATGAGCAAGGGATTGTTGAATTTATTGACTACTTGAACGAAGGCAAGGATACTCTCACAGATACTCTCTATTTTCAAGAGACAGACAAAGCCTTTGCTATTGAGATGGAATTAGCCTTCCAATATAACGATGGCTATTCTGAAAACATTCTCTCTTTCGTCAATAATGTGCGTACCCCAGACGGAGGGAGTCATGAAACTGCCCTAAAATCTGGCATGACGAAGGCCTTCAATGAATACGCCAGAAAAGTCAATCTCATCAAACCTAAAGAAAAGAACTTAGAAGGCAGCGACGTCAGAGAAGGCTTTACGGCTGTTCTATCCGTTCGAATTCCTGAAGAAATTCTACAATTTGAAGGGCAAACTAAAGGGAAACTCGGAACCCCTCAAGCACGACCGGCTGTTGAAAATATGGTCAGTGAACAGTTAGTGATCTATCTGATTGAAAACGGCGAAACCGCTCAAATGTTAGTCAAAAAAGCCCTTAAGGCGAGACAAGCTAGAGAAGCAGCGCGTAAGGCAAGAGAAGAGAGTCGATCAGGCAAGAAAACTAAGAGCAAAGAGACCATTTTATCTGGGAAATTAACCCCCGCTCAAAGCAAAAATTCTAAAAAGAACGAACTCTTTTTAGTCGAAGGGGATTCTGCGGGAGGCTCTGCCAAATTAGGAAGAAATCGTAAGTTCCAAGCCATCCTTCCTTTGCGAGGAAAAGTGCTTAACACAGAAAAGGCGGGACTGGACGATGTCTTGAAAAATGAAGAACTTAATACAATTATCTATACCATTGGTGCGGGTGTTGGGGCAGAATTTAAGTTGGAAGAAGCCAACTACGACAAAGTCATTATCATGACCGATGCGGATACCGATGGGGCCCATATTCAAATCCTTCTGTTGACCTTTTTCTATCGGTATATGCGACCTTTGTTAGGAGCCGGCCGAATCTATATTGCCATGCCGCCTCTCTATAAGGTATCTAAGGGGAAGGGCAAAAAAGAAATCATTCGCTATGCTTGGACCGATGAAGAATTGAAGACGGCTACTCAGTCTGTCGGAAAGGGTTACATCCTTCAACGCTACAAAGGGTTAGGAGAAATGAACGCCGACCAATTGTGGGATACGACCATGGATCCTGATAAGAGAACTTTGATAAGGGTAACCTTAGATGATTTAGCTTTATCTGAAAAGAGAGTCTCTGTCTTGATGGGAAACCAAGTGGAGCCCCGAAGAGAATGGATTGAGAAAAACGTTCAATTTACCATGGATGAAAAAGATCAACTTCTCGAACAAGTCACTCAAGAAGATTCTTCCTACACCAAAGATTTTTCCAAGGAACCGTCTGCCCATGGAGCAAGTTCAGCTTCCTCATCGAAGAGAAAGGCTGCCACTGGTGAGGAGAATCACTATGATAAAAACGGACAAATGTCTTTATTTGGAGAGGAGTAG
- the parC gene encoding DNA topoisomerase IV subunit A has translation MSIDIQELSLDEVMGDRFGRYSKYIIQDRALPDIRDGLKPVQRRILYAMYHESNDASHPFRKSAKTVGNVIGNYHPHGDSSVYEAMVRMSQSWKNGMPLIDMHGNNGSMDGDPAAAMRYTEARLSKIAEELLNDLNKKTVEMMLNFDDTEEEPTVLPAAFPNLLVNGAQGISAGYATEIPPHNLAEVIDAVIYLIGHPQASLEKLMTFLPGPDFPTGGIIQGKHQLLKAYQTGRGKVVVRAKSTLESLRGGREQIVITELPFEVNKADLVRRMDELRLNHSIEGVAEVRDESDREGLRIVIELKKNADSQQILQYYYKYSNLQINYNFNMVAINRQRPEQVGLLAMLRAYIAHRKEIVRRRTLFDLKKAEKRRHVVEGLIKAISILDDVIALIRQSKDKSNAKENLKKQFGFSEVQAEAIVSLQLYRLTNTDITALQEEKLALNEAIANFQKILEDEGVMMKLIQSELKAVKKHYGKPRLTVIEEEVEELKIKKEFLIPDEQVMTIVTREGYVKRTGLRSYQSSNFKDLGLREGDHVLYLAQHSTLDNLIFLTNKGNYIYQSVYELQELRWKDLGEHLSQRINLGNDEKLIQVFPADAQSTSCVVMASRGGMIKQTPLAQFKTFRTHKTKTQEAMKLQDTLDEVVNAYLVTESQKDQAEVILFSHLGFSLRYPVAEISQVGLKAKGVIAMNLKGGDHVVNFVYHDAPQDKDQILIASQRGFMKRMVWGDIQPMTRAKRGLMVFKEIKSKPHRLVEALGVRSETEVYELYGSNGELLQVQAGDVPLNQRYSNGTSLVDEETFGSLLRVLPLPYQEAIEGDPSSEK, from the coding sequence ATGAGTATTGATATTCAAGAACTGAGTTTAGATGAAGTGATGGGAGACCGATTTGGACGTTATTCCAAATACATTATCCAAGATCGTGCGCTCCCAGATATTCGAGATGGCCTCAAGCCTGTTCAACGTCGAATTCTCTACGCCATGTATCACGAAAGCAATGATGCCAGCCATCCCTTCCGTAAATCCGCCAAAACAGTCGGTAATGTTATTGGGAATTATCACCCCCACGGCGATTCCTCTGTTTATGAGGCAATGGTTCGGATGAGCCAGTCCTGGAAGAACGGAATGCCTCTCATCGATATGCACGGGAATAATGGGTCGATGGATGGAGACCCAGCAGCAGCCATGCGGTATACCGAAGCTCGCCTTTCTAAAATTGCCGAAGAATTACTGAATGATCTCAACAAGAAGACAGTAGAGATGATGTTAAACTTTGATGATACAGAAGAAGAGCCAACAGTGTTACCCGCTGCTTTCCCTAATCTTTTGGTGAATGGGGCCCAAGGCATTTCAGCAGGTTATGCTACGGAAATTCCCCCACATAACTTAGCGGAAGTGATTGATGCGGTAATCTACTTGATCGGCCATCCCCAAGCTTCCTTAGAGAAATTAATGACCTTTTTACCCGGACCAGATTTCCCAACAGGAGGAATTATTCAAGGTAAACATCAACTCCTCAAAGCGTATCAAACGGGCCGAGGGAAGGTAGTTGTCCGCGCCAAGAGCACCCTCGAAAGTCTCAGAGGGGGAAGGGAGCAGATCGTGATTACGGAACTGCCTTTTGAAGTGAATAAGGCGGATCTCGTGAGAAGGATGGACGAACTTCGCTTGAACCATAGCATTGAGGGCGTGGCTGAAGTCAGGGATGAGAGTGACCGAGAAGGCCTAAGAATCGTCATCGAATTAAAAAAGAATGCGGACAGTCAACAGATTTTGCAATATTATTATAAATATTCCAACCTCCAGATCAATTACAACTTCAATATGGTGGCTATCAACCGGCAACGTCCTGAACAAGTCGGACTCTTAGCCATGTTAAGGGCTTATATCGCCCACCGCAAAGAGATCGTCAGACGTCGGACGCTCTTTGACTTGAAAAAAGCTGAAAAGCGGCGTCATGTCGTGGAAGGCTTAATTAAAGCGATCTCTATTTTGGATGACGTCATCGCCCTTATCCGTCAAAGTAAAGATAAATCGAATGCTAAAGAAAACTTGAAGAAACAGTTTGGCTTTAGCGAAGTGCAAGCCGAAGCCATCGTTTCCTTGCAGTTATATCGGTTAACTAATACAGATATTACCGCCCTCCAAGAAGAAAAATTGGCTTTGAATGAAGCGATCGCTAACTTCCAAAAGATTCTGGAGGACGAGGGCGTCATGATGAAATTGATTCAATCAGAACTCAAAGCCGTGAAGAAACACTACGGCAAACCTCGTTTAACGGTCATTGAAGAAGAAGTCGAAGAACTTAAAATTAAGAAAGAATTTCTTATTCCTGATGAACAAGTGATGACCATTGTCACACGAGAAGGCTATGTGAAACGAACCGGACTGAGAAGCTACCAGTCCTCCAATTTCAAAGACCTCGGTCTAAGAGAAGGGGACCACGTGCTCTATCTCGCTCAACATTCTACCCTAGATAATCTTATTTTCCTTACGAATAAAGGAAATTATATCTATCAATCTGTCTATGAATTACAGGAACTCCGCTGGAAAGACCTCGGCGAACATCTCTCTCAACGGATTAATTTGGGCAATGATGAAAAACTCATTCAAGTCTTTCCTGCAGATGCCCAGTCTACATCTTGTGTGGTAATGGCCAGTCGAGGCGGGATGATTAAGCAAACCCCACTTGCTCAATTCAAGACCTTCCGCACCCATAAAACCAAAACACAAGAAGCCATGAAACTTCAAGATACGCTCGACGAAGTCGTGAATGCCTATCTCGTTACAGAGAGTCAAAAAGACCAAGCCGAGGTGATTCTCTTCTCCCATTTGGGCTTTAGCTTACGCTATCCAGTAGCTGAAATTAGTCAAGTAGGACTCAAGGCCAAGGGCGTTATCGCGATGAATCTCAAAGGAGGGGACCATGTCGTTAATTTCGTTTACCATGATGCTCCTCAAGATAAGGATCAGATCTTGATTGCCAGTCAGCGGGGCTTCATGAAGCGAATGGTATGGGGGGACATTCAACCCATGACACGGGCTAAGCGTGGACTTATGGTCTTCAAAGAGATCAAAAGCAAACCTCATCGTCTCGTTGAAGCCTTAGGCGTACGTTCTGAGACAGAAGTCTATGAGCTCTATGGCTCAAACGGGGAACTCCTCCAAGTTCAAGCAGGTGACGTTCCTCTCAATCAGCGCTATTCCAACGGCACTAGCCTGGTAGACGAAGAGACATTCGGTTCCTTACTCCGCGTACTTCCTTTGCCTTATCAAGAGGCAATAGAAGGGGACCCATCCTCTGAAAAATAA
- a CDS encoding manganese-dependent inorganic pyrophosphatase, translated as MKKVLVFGHQNPDTDAISSAISYAYLLNQIGVAAEPVALGESNAETNYALEHFHHTKLRVVNKASEETDTVALVDHNEFQQSISDIQEVTVYSVVDHHKVGNFETAAPLYYVAKPYGCTQSVIYGLYKEHGLAIPKDIAGLMLSGIISDTLLYSSPTCTDQDVAIAKELAKIADVNDEEYGHEMLRAGANVDDRTTESIVDGDAKSFTIAGKEIRVGQVNCVDVKDVLKRKEEVLKTMENFNQENHYDAFFLVITNILTNDSEGLLVGDDALAGFFEKAFNSTLSDHQMALPGIVSRKKQIIPPLTAAFEG; from the coding sequence GTGAAAAAAGTTTTAGTTTTTGGTCATCAAAATCCAGATACTGATGCCATTAGTAGCGCCATTTCTTATGCTTATTTACTCAACCAAATAGGAGTAGCAGCTGAGCCAGTTGCTCTAGGAGAATCAAATGCCGAAACGAACTATGCCTTAGAACACTTTCATCATACAAAACTTCGTGTGGTGAACAAGGCGAGCGAAGAGACAGATACCGTTGCTCTTGTAGATCACAACGAATTCCAACAATCTATTTCAGATATTCAAGAAGTAACTGTTTACTCTGTTGTAGACCACCATAAAGTCGGAAACTTTGAAACTGCTGCACCACTTTATTATGTAGCTAAACCTTACGGATGTACTCAATCTGTCATCTATGGCCTCTATAAAGAACATGGCCTTGCTATTCCTAAAGATATTGCCGGCTTAATGTTATCCGGGATTATTTCCGATACCCTTCTTTATTCTAGCCCAACCTGCACCGATCAAGATGTAGCGATTGCTAAGGAATTAGCCAAGATTGCGGATGTTAACGATGAAGAATATGGGCATGAAATGCTAAGAGCAGGGGCTAACGTGGATGATCGGACAACTGAAAGCATCGTAGACGGCGATGCTAAATCCTTCACCATTGCAGGCAAAGAAATTCGAGTAGGTCAAGTAAACTGCGTCGATGTCAAAGACGTGCTCAAACGTAAAGAAGAAGTGCTCAAAACTATGGAAAACTTCAACCAAGAAAACCATTACGATGCCTTCTTCTTAGTGATTACCAATATCTTAACCAACGATTCAGAAGGTTTACTGGTTGGGGATGATGCCCTCGCTGGTTTCTTCGAAAAAGCCTTCAACAGCACGCTTAGCGACCATCAAATGGCTTTACCTGGTATCGTTTCTCGTAAAAAACAAATTATTCCTCCATTAACCGCTGCTTTTGAAGGTTAA
- a CDS encoding response regulator transcription factor yields the protein MKILIVEDDQIIAQTLQKTLRRWQFDGVIADDFSNIVHLFQEIAPKLILMDVNLPTFNGYYWCQKIREISKVPILFISSRTEIMDMVMAMQMGADDYIQKPIDLTLLVAKIQALLRRSYQFSMDIQQLTYQAITLSLSQGSLSYHDQSLTLTGTELKLLEPLFKEPEKFIKRQTLMENCWLGDDYIDDNTLSVNMSRLRKKLATLGLTQVIETKKNYGYRLVFRTDQ from the coding sequence ATGAAAATTCTCATTGTAGAAGACGACCAAATCATTGCCCAGACCCTACAAAAAACCTTAAGGAGATGGCAATTCGATGGAGTAATAGCCGATGATTTTTCAAATATTGTTCATTTATTTCAAGAGATAGCACCCAAGCTTATTTTAATGGATGTGAATTTACCCACTTTTAATGGCTACTACTGGTGTCAAAAGATTCGAGAAATTTCAAAAGTTCCCATTCTCTTTATTTCTTCTCGAACAGAAATTATGGATATGGTGATGGCTATGCAGATGGGAGCAGACGATTACATTCAAAAGCCCATTGATTTAACGCTCTTAGTGGCCAAAATCCAGGCACTTCTAAGACGATCTTATCAGTTTTCCATGGATATTCAACAACTGACTTACCAAGCGATCACCTTATCTCTAAGTCAAGGAAGCCTATCTTACCATGATCAGTCATTGACTTTGACGGGAACGGAACTCAAACTTTTAGAGCCTCTCTTTAAAGAACCCGAAAAGTTTATTAAAAGACAAACCTTGATGGAAAACTGTTGGCTAGGGGATGACTACATTGATGACAATACCTTATCCGTCAATATGTCTCGCTTACGCAAAAAATTAGCCACTCTAGGACTAACACAAGTGATTGAAACGAAGAAGAATTACGGTTATCGGTTAGTCTTTCGAACCGATCAATGA
- a CDS encoding sensor histidine kinase: MFKAFLKIYWSRLLLVGEPLGIFALIFYLIDGNWAYYRLGAELSLFLVGIYLAFSFLFFKKQRSLQDQLKESQDQLKQLTYQSKKNYQEMEDYFITWVHQIKTPLTACDLLLNSEQENRITLLRQELIMIENYTNMAMSYLKLKNPSAQLTITKVPLDQLLAPLLKKYRLFFIDKSIHLHYQPILDEVVTDNQWTSLMIEQVLNNALKYTSKGDIWIDYHIQSEKIGLLRIQDSGIGILDADLPKIFYKGFSGYNGAMNQRSSGLGLFLVKQIEGYLNQPVYVSSSLGKGTCFTIELHRQIHFE, from the coding sequence ATGTTTAAAGCGTTTTTGAAGATATATTGGTCAAGACTTTTACTAGTCGGAGAGCCTTTAGGAATATTTGCCCTTATTTTTTATTTAATAGATGGCAATTGGGCCTATTATCGATTGGGGGCTGAGCTTAGTTTATTTTTGGTGGGGATTTATTTGGCATTTAGTTTTTTATTCTTTAAGAAGCAACGATCCCTCCAAGACCAATTAAAAGAGAGTCAAGATCAGCTGAAGCAGTTAACTTACCAATCCAAGAAAAATTACCAAGAGATGGAAGATTACTTTATCACTTGGGTTCATCAAATCAAAACGCCCCTAACAGCCTGTGATCTTCTTTTGAACAGTGAGCAAGAAAACCGCATTACTTTGTTAAGGCAAGAGCTGATTATGATTGAAAATTATACCAATATGGCCATGAGCTACCTTAAATTGAAAAATCCGTCCGCTCAGTTAACCATAACAAAAGTACCTTTGGATCAACTTCTAGCTCCTCTTCTCAAAAAATATCGTTTATTTTTTATTGACAAATCAATTCACTTACATTATCAGCCCATCCTGGATGAAGTCGTCACAGATAATCAATGGACCAGTCTCATGATCGAGCAAGTTTTAAACAATGCTCTTAAATATACCTCAAAAGGGGATATTTGGATAGATTATCATATTCAATCAGAGAAGATAGGATTACTCCGTATTCAAGATTCTGGCATAGGAATTTTGGATGCAGATCTTCCAAAAATTTTTTATAAAGGTTTTTCCGGCTATAACGGCGCTATGAATCAAAGGTCATCCGGACTAGGGCTCTTTCTGGTTAAACAAATAGAAGGCTACTTAAATCAACCTGTTTATGTTTCCTCTAGCTTAGGGAAGGGTACATGCTTTACGATAGAACTCCATCGACAAATTCACTTTGAATAA
- a CDS encoding ABC transporter ATP-binding protein yields the protein MFLEVKDLQKVYGKGSGQTIALRQIDLTVKKGEFVAIMGESGSGKSTLLNIIATLDHPTHGQVLLNGRDITQLKEKEVAAFRREKLGFVFQDFNVLNTFNNRDNILLPLVLSNVSLREMDKRLSQLAPSLGIEQFLDKYPFEISGGQKQRIAIARALITQPEIILADEPTGALDSHTSDQIMTLFQQINAQGNTLLMVTHSVRSAAYSQRVLFIKDGVLYNELYRGEDSNRNYQERIANALSLLNKGGA from the coding sequence ATGTTTTTAGAAGTGAAAGACTTACAAAAAGTCTATGGTAAAGGAAGCGGTCAAACTATAGCGCTTCGTCAAATTGACTTAACTGTCAAAAAAGGAGAATTTGTGGCTATTATGGGGGAATCCGGCTCTGGAAAATCAACTCTACTTAACATTATTGCGACGTTAGATCACCCCACCCACGGTCAGGTTCTTTTAAATGGAAGAGATATCACTCAATTAAAAGAAAAGGAAGTTGCTGCTTTCAGACGCGAAAAATTAGGATTCGTATTTCAAGATTTCAATGTCTTAAATACTTTTAACAATCGAGATAACATTTTACTCCCTCTGGTCTTATCAAATGTATCTCTTAGAGAAATGGATAAAAGATTGAGCCAGTTAGCTCCCTCATTAGGAATTGAACAATTCTTGGATAAGTATCCTTTTGAAATATCTGGCGGTCAGAAACAGAGGATAGCCATCGCTCGTGCGCTCATTACGCAACCAGAGATTATCTTAGCGGATGAACCGACAGGCGCTTTGGATTCACATACTTCTGACCAGATCATGACCCTCTTTCAGCAAATTAACGCACAAGGGAACACTTTATTGATGGTGACACATTCTGTTCGTTCAGCAGCATACAGTCAACGAGTACTCTTCATTAAGGATGGCGTCCTCTATAATGAACTCTACCGTGGAGAGGATTCTAATCGAAATTATCAAGAGCGGATTGCAAATGCACTTTCTCTTTTAAACAAAGGGGGAGCTTAA